From a region of the Saccharomyces paradoxus chromosome IV, complete sequence genome:
- the RTR2 gene encoding putative protein-serine/threonine phosphatase (similar to YDR066C) — MQIITITFIRNVILLPHQLHEQLSLAEARMIDSAVVSMLTESYCENEQTLKYLARLLSPMSYMDIIRARTGNKICGYPLCHEMAAENPFNGFSTHSMYCSNFHSKCSLYLMRQLSQTPLHERLGVHLTSYTNLELVDTYSVRLLEELVVNKIPIDTVNSLIASFKGLEFDDTYNDEPLSLDEHFDRLTTEEETCMEDLL; from the coding sequence ATGCAAATAATAACTATTACATTCATTCGAAACGTAATTTTACTACCACATCAATTGCATGAGCAATTATCTTTGGCAGAAGCCCGAATGATTGATTCTGCCGTAGTTTCTATGCTCACTGAATCATATTGCGAAAATGAACAGACATTAAAATACCTTGCACGGCTACTTTCACCAATGTCTTATATGGATATTATTAGGGCAAGAACaggaaacaaaatatgTGGGTACCCATTATGCCATGAAATGGCAGCAGAAAATCCTTTTAATGGTTTCTCCACTCACTCGATGTACTGCAGTAATTTCCATAGCAAATGTTCGTTGTATCTAATGAGGCAGCTATCGCAGACGCCTTTGCATGAAAGGCTCGGTGTGCATTTAACTAGTTACACCAATCTAGAATTGGTTGATACATATTCAGTAAGGcttttggaagaattaGTTGTAAATAAGATACCTATAGATACAGTTAATTCGTTAATAGCGAGTTTCAAGGGTCTTGAGTTTGATGATACTTACAACGATGAGCCTTTATCATTAGATGAGCACTTTGATCGGTTAACTACTGAGGAAGAAACCTGTATGGAAGATTTATTATAA
- the OCA6 gene encoding protein-tyrosine-phosphatase (Cytoplasmic protein required for replication of Brome mosaic virus~similar to YDR067C): MSLVAPLQFSTVQPNLYRGSYPREINLSFLRTLRLKYILSLTPEPLSSDPLMVKFCEENNIRTIHIKCQSERKADKTKPKIKRKKKTVPIEYDVVVRCVKFLIDKRHYPCYMHCTNGELIISLVVACMRKFSYWSTVSILNEFLVYNSSINIHERNFIENFNSEIEVDDLDIKDKVPWITVRYIARASTESKDELHTEDANASEKVARVSSVSNYLPKLKFHSM, translated from the coding sequence ATGTCCCTGGTGGCTCCGTTACAATTTTCCACAGTCCAGCCAAACTTATATAGAGGATCCTATCCACGAGAGATCAATCTCTCATTTCTAAGGACCCTTAGACTGAAATACATACTATCATTGACACCTGAACCTTTGAGTAGTGATCCTTTAATGGTGAAGTTTTGCGAAGAGAACAACATTAGGACGATTCACATAAAATGTCAAAGCGAAAGAAAGGCAGACAAGACCAAACCCAAGatcaaaaggaaaaagaaaacagttCCCATTGAATACGATGTCGTCGTACGATGCGTTAAATTTCTTATCGATAAGAGACACTATCCCTGCTATATGCACTGTACAAATGGGGAATTGATAATATCTCTAGTTGTGGCATGTATGAGAAAGTTCTCATATTGGAGTACGGTGTCCATATTAAATGAGTTTTTGGTATATAACTCCAGCATCAATATTcatgaaagaaatttcattgaaaacttcaactctgaaattgaagttgATGATCTAGATATAAAGGACAAAGTTCCTTGGATTACCGTACGATATATTGCGCGAGCATCCACAGAATCAAAGGATGAGTTGCATACTGAAGATGCTAATGCCTCCGAAAAGGTTGCAAGAGTAAGTAGCGTGTCAAATTATTTGCCAAAATTAAAATTTCATAGTATGTAA
- the DOS2 gene encoding Dos2p (similar to YDR068W), with translation MEFFYEEQVASIEDDKTSDSRTKEVGSTEHNEDNEFQRRDDKTNEAFQKLEKEVNKRYEKTTNAFKKLVVEKDDGIEINLPISNETTEAAQKYLKKLDENIHNVESLAQSYWSKMKTKNFWSGFSGADNTTDDDHNDEGESSKENEIAVGGNRTEAELRTLSRDKSIYLGNKLDLKLEPFDVDEKTEEICLILQNDKDISKLMNDIVPHQISYKNFWNIYFLQRNKILDKESKRKEILSKKEKETEEKEVEWDDEDEDEDEEVEAADDNKPEGEAKVGVTQKELNYVNGHVDIADKDEDDDDDDWE, from the coding sequence atggaatttttttatgaagaACAGGTAGCTTCTATCGAAGATGATAAAACCAGCGACTCTCGTACTAAGGAGGTTGGATCAACAGAGCATAATGAAGACAACGAATTTCAGAGGCGAGATGACAAGACAAATGAGGCCTTCCAGAAGTTAGAAAAGGAAGTCAATAAGCGATACGAAAAGACTACAAATgcatttaaaaaattagtCGTCGAGAAAGACGACGGAATTGAAATCAACTTGCCAATTAGCAATGAAACTACAGAGGCTGCACAAAAGTATTTGAAGAAGCTAGACGAGAATATTCACAATGTTGAGAGTCTAGCCCAGTCATATTGGagcaaaatgaaaactaAAAACTTCTGGTCTGGCTTTAGTGGCGCTGATAATACAACGGACGATGACCACAATGACGAGGGAGAGAGCtcgaaagaaaatgaaattgcTGTAGGTGGAAATAGAACAGAAGCTGAGCTAAGGACATTATCTAGGGATAAATCGATTTATTTGGGCAATAAGTTGGATTTGAAACTGGAACCATTTGATGTGGACGAAAAAACTGAGGAAATATGTCTGATCTTACAGAACGACAAGGATATTTCCAAATTGATGAACGACATCGTGCCCCACCAAATCAGCTATAAAAATTTCTGGAACATCTATTTCttacaaagaaacaaaattcTAGATAAGGAAAgtaaaaggaaagaaatcCTGtccaagaaggaaaaggagacggaagagaaagaagttgaatgggacgatgaagatgaagatgaagacgaagaagtAGAAGCAGCGGATGATAACAAACCTGAAGGGGAGGCGAAAGTTGGTGTGACACAAAAGGAATTGAATTACGTTAACGGCCATGTTGACATCGCCGACAAGGATGaggacgatgatgatgatgactgGGAATAG
- the DOA4 gene encoding ubiquitin-specific protease DOA4 (Ubiquitin hydrolase~similar to YDR069C), with product MEQNIISTIRDEGIRHRSKYLTIVQLTAIAETKINEFIISGEAKNRDLSSLLDKCIDILSIYKKNSKDIKNIISCRNKGAMINSNSDMIIQLNYIYYKMIHIIVTTNIPHLNEFAKIKLHKGSTNDGNSNNNTNEFQLMNIYNTLLETLLKDENIAKIKNFIKSSIRQTKLNHEQEECGMMRTGSYITPDQLNSLIISSSNSTSSQMETLLIDIRSRLEFNKSHIGTKNIICLEPISFKMSYSDHDLEKKSLITSPNDEIKLFQSRNLFKFIILYTDSNEYNIKQQSVLLDILVNHSFEKPISDDFTKIFILESGFSGWRKSNHGSQVSSSFPANNNVKDDSVYVNGNTSGLSLQHLPKMSPSIRHSMDDSMKEMLVAPTPLNHLQQQQQQRSESDHVLKRSSSFKKLFSNYTSPNPKNPNLNLYSISSLSISSSPSPLPLHSPDPIKCDSLPINYPETPHLWKNIETDFMTNQREQLNHNSFAHITPINTRAITSPSRSATPKLQRFPQTISMNLNMNSNGHNSATSTILPSCLSFSNNSSLDHTDVTPTSSHNYDLDFAVGLENLGNSCYMNCIIQCILGTHELTQIFLDDSYAKHININSKLGSKGILAKYFARLVHMMYKEQDDGSKKISISPIKFKLACGSVNSLFKTASQQDCQEFCQFLLDGLHEDLNQCGSNPPLKELSQEAEARREKLSLRIASSIEWERFLTTDFSVIVDLFQGQYASRLKCKVCSHTSTTYQPFTVLSIPIPKKNSQNKITIEDCFKEFTKCENLEVDEQWLCPHCKKRQPSTKQLTVTRLPRNLIVHLKRFDNLLNKNNDFVRYPFLLDLTPFWANDFDGVFPPGVNDDELPIRGQIPPFKYELYGVACHFGTLYGGHYTAYVKKGLKKGWLYFDDTKYKPVKNKTDAINSNAYVLFYHRVYGV from the coding sequence ATGGagcaaaatattattagCACCATAAGGGATGAGGGTATTCGTCACCGATCGAAATACCTTACGATAGTACAACTAACCGCTATTGCGGAGACTAAAATTAACGAATTCATCATAAGTGGTGAGGCAAAAAACCGAGATTTGAGCAGTCTTCTAGATAAATGCATCGATATCCTGTCTATCTATAAGAAAAACTCGAAggatatcaaaaatattatatctTGTCGAAATAAGGGTGCAATGATTAATTCAAATTCCGATATGATTATTCAATTAAATTATATTTACTACAAGATGATTCACATTATTGTAACAACCAACATCCCTCATTTAAATGAATTCGCAAAGATCAAACTACACAAGGGCTCGACTAATGATGGCAATAGCAATAACAATACTAATGAATTTCAACTGATGAACATTTACAATACTTTACTGGAAACTTTATTAAAAGACGAAAACATcgcaaaaataaaaaattttatcaagTCTTCCATAAGGCAAACAAAACTGAACCATGAGCAAGAAGAATGTGGTATGATGAGAACGGGTTCTTATATCACTCCCGACCAACTAAATTCCctaataatttcatcaagCAATTCTACTTCATCCCAAATGGAGACACTACTGATAGATATACGATCAAGATTGGAATTCAACAAGTCTCATATTGGTAcgaaaaatattatttgcCTGGAGcctatttcttttaaaatGTCATACTCTGATCATGatttagagaaaaaatcGTTAATTACTTCTCCTAATGATGAGATTAAACTGTTTCAAAGtagaaatcttttcaagtttATCATTCTCTATACTGACTCAAACGAATACAATATCAAGCAACAATCTGTCTTGTTGGATATTCTGGTGAACCATTCCTTTGAGAAACCAATATCGGACGACTTtaccaaaattttcattctgGAATCTGGTTTTTCAGGTTGGAGGAAGTCAAATCATGGGAGCCAAgtatcatcatcttttcCAGCAAATAACAACGTTAAAGATGATAGCGTTTATGTTAATGGTAATACTTCTGGTCTGAGTCTACAGCATCTACCTAAGATGTCTCCCAGTATAAGACATTCAATGGATGACtcaatgaaagaaatgcTGGTTGCGCCCACCCCATTAAACCATCttcaacaacagcaacaacagcgGTCAGAAAGTGATCATGTACTAAAAAGATCTTCAAGTTTTAAAAAACTGTTCTCAAACTACACGTCCCCTAACCCGAAGAATCcaaatttaaatttataTTCCATATCTTCGTTATCCATATCGAGTTCGCCATCGCCTTTGCCCCTACATTCGCCTGATCCGATTAAATGTGATTCACTGCCAATTAATTATCCAGAAACGCCACACCTTTGGAAAAACATTGAGACAGATTTTATGACAAATCAAAGAGAACAGTTGAATCACAATTCTTTCGCTCACATAACTCCTATCAATACAAGGGCCATCACTTCTCCGTCAAGAAGTGCCACACCGAAGTTACAACGCTTCCCGCAAACAATTAGTATGAACCTGAATATGAACTCTAATGGTCACAATTCTGCCACTTCTACTATCCTACCCTCGTGTCTATCCTTTTCTAATAACAGCTCTCTAGATCATACCGATGTTACACCAACTTCTTCTCATAATTATGACCTTGATTTCGCGGTTGGCTTGGAGAATCTAGGAAATTCGTGTTACATGAACTGTATTATTCAATGCATCTTAGGTACACACGAATTAacacaaatttttttggacGACTCATATGCCAAACACATCAATATTAATAGTAAGTTGGGATCGAAGGGTATATTGGCGAAGTACTTTGCGAGGTTGGTTCACATGATGTATAAGGAACAAGATGATGGttcgaagaaaatttccatATCACcaataaaatttaaattGGCATGTGGATCCGTTAACTCATTATTTAAAACTGCATCTCAACAGGACTGTCAAGAATTTTGCCAATTTCTCCTAGATGGTCTTCATGAAGATTTGAACCAGTGCGGTTCGAACCCACCTTTGAAGGAACTTTCTCAAGAGGCTGAGGCGAGAAGGGAAAAACTGTCTCTGAGAATTGCCTCTTCAATAGAGTGGGAACGGTTCTTGACTACCGATTTCAGTGTTATTGTCGACTTATTCCAGGGACAATATGCATCACGACTAAAATGTAAAGTTTGTAGTCATACTTCGACAACATATCAACCTTTTACAGTGCTGTCAATCCCTAttcccaaaaaaaattcccaaaataaaatcacCATTGAAGATTGTTTTAAAGAGTTCACTAAATGTGAGAACTTGGAGGTGGACGAGCAATGGTTGTGCCCGCattgtaaaaaaagacagCCTTCCACGAAGCAATTGACGGTGACAAGACTACCGAGGAATCTGATAGTCCATTTAAAGAGATTTGATAATTTActaaacaaaaataatgacTTCGTTAGGTATCCGTTTTTGTTGGACTTGACTCCATTTTGGGCCAATGATTTTGACGGTGTTTTTCCTCCAGGTgttaatgatgatgaattgCCAATAAGGGGGCAAATACCGCCTTTTAAGTACGAGTTGTATGGTGTAGCATGCCACTTCGGTACTTTATATGGTGGCCATTATACAGCCTATGTGAAAAAGGGATTAAAGAAGGGATGGCTATATTTTGATGATACCAAATATAAACCTGTCAAAAACAAAACCGATGCTATTAATTCTAACGCATAcgttttattttatcacCGCGTCTACGGTGTTTGA
- the FMP16 gene encoding Fmp16p (similar to YDR070C), translating to MLRATLLRTPRQLICKSSRAPFSIAARASFPHLKNNQDEAEKKEQGLFDSNKEKLDTLEHGKNPDYKQPGMEDLKKKGDDARIEQNRPDDGVY from the coding sequence atgttAAGAGCCACTCTTTTACGTACACCAAGACAATTGATTTGTAAATCATCAAGGGCGCCCTTCTCCATCGCCGCCAGAGCCTCCTTTCCTCATTTAAAGAACAATCAAgatgaagctgaaaaaaaagaacaggGTTTGTTTGATAGCAACAAGGAGAAACTGGACACATTGGAGCACGGAAAAAATCCAGATTATAAGCAACCTGGAAtggaagatttgaaaaagaagggaGATGACGCTAGAATCGAACAAAACAGGCCAGATGACGGTGTTTATTGA
- the PAA1 gene encoding polyamine acetyltransferase (Polyamine acetyltransferase~similar to YDR071C) — MASSNSTLPLHMYIRPLIIEDLEQILNLESQGFPPNERASEEIISFRLINCPELCSGLFIREIEGKEVKKETLIGHIMGTKIPHEYITVESMGKLQVESSNHIGIHSVVIKPEYQKKNLATLLLTDYIQKLSNQEIGNKIVLIAHEPLIPFYERVGFKIIAENTNVAKDKNFAEQKWIDMERELIKEEYDN; from the coding sequence atgGCCTCCTCAAATAGTACGCTACCGCTTCATATGTATATTAGGCCCTTAATCATTGAGGATTTAGAacagattttgaatttggaaaGCCAAGGTTTCCCACCAAATGAAAGAGCTTCAGAGGAAATTATCAGCTTTCGTTTGATCAATTGTCCAGAACTGTGTTCAGGTCTTTTCATCAGAGAGATCGAGGGCAAAGAAGTTAAAAAGGAGACGCTAATTGGACATATTATGGGTACCAAGATACCTCATGAATACATTACTGTCGAAAGCATGGGCAAATTACAAGTGGAATCTAGTAATCATATTGGTATCCACTCTGTCGTAATCAAACCAGAAtatcagaagaagaatcttGCTACTTTACTATTAACTGATTACATTCAAAAACTGAGTAATCAGGAAATTGGTAATAAAATTGTTCTGATTGCCCACGAACCATTGATACCATTTTATGAAAGGGTTGGATTCAAAATCATTGCTGAAAACACCAACGTTGCTAAGGACAAGAACTTCGCAGAACAGAAATGGATCGATATGGAAAGAGAACTAATTAAGGAAGAATACGACAACTAG
- the IPT1 gene encoding inositolphosphotransferase (Inositolphosphotransferase~similar to YDR072C) gives MNVIFSLATFVRNMYNASLNQRNLITLPFNFTLNFAPVFIWLSIFKHAGLIPTEIRPGIHSKFAFFADQFLFGDYWHELTVQLPDNSSKLFFWSFLSSSAFLLAFLICIPLAIWYYIYYVKHVNYNLLEWFANIFHYPCKRKQRPIQKRFRTIFIPFALPLFTFVMLNIDHFFAYQSDANFTKTKDLLAWFSYVILHLTAPILTAVYLYVFQPPGTLKCFSFALGLQNIAGVFTHLLVPMASPWFTHLYGIDDTEHVNYTQEGFAAGLIRVDSHLGTHLNTKGFHMSPIVFGAVPSLHSAIAFQCFLFLISRSTSLKHRFSNVGGLTMQNNDSSTFKLSEEDSEDDGDNSTPPTIGPNDLEMEPLGTVEPVDILNERSSSPSSSLTVSSNERSISNGSGNIINSNGNKKPLQFVHLYDEDTEFTNKWIFKIVNEGFIPKFWAVFYIILQWWATMYLDHHYRFDLFVGVLYAMTSFIIINWFVLQPKVLKNWIHIRLGDKVDTRNEARTFGMRVFCGTKMEWFFDPLA, from the coding sequence ATGAATGTCATATTTTCTCTGGCGACATTCGTCAGAAACATGTATAATGCAAGTTTGAACCAACGGAACCTGATAACCCTGCCGTTCAACTTCACGCTTAACTTCGCACCGGTATTTATTTGGCTGTCTATATTCAAGCACGCTGGTCTGATACCCACTGAGATCAGGCCTGGCATTCACAGCAAGTTCGCTTTTTTCGCTGATCAATTTCTCTTTGGGGACTATTGGCATGAACTTACTGTCCAATTGCCCGATAACAGCTCCAAGTTGTTTTTTTGGTCGTTCTTATCATCTTCTGCATTTCTTTTAGCATTTCTGATATGCATTCCCCTTGCCATCTGGTACTATATCTATTACGTTAAGCACGTTAACTATAATCTGTTAGAGTGGTTcgcaaatatttttcattacccCTGTAAGCGCAAGCAGCGGCCGATCCAAAAGAGGTTTCGGACAATTTTCATACCGTTTGCCCTGCCTCTGTTTACATTTGTTATGCTTAATATTGATCATTTCTTTGCCTACCAGTCGGATGCAAACTTCACTAAGACCAAGGATCTGCTGGCTTGGTTCTCTTATGTCATCCTACATTTGACGGCCCCAATTTTAACCGCCGTATACTTATACGTCTTCCAACCACCGGGGACTTTAAAATGCTTCAGTTTTGCCCTAGGGTTGCAAAATATAGCGGGCGTCTTTACTCACCTGCTTGTTCCAATGGCCTCCCCATGGTTTACTCATTTGTACGGTATTGACGATACCGAGCATGTTAATTACACCCAGGAAGGGTTTGCTGCCGGTTTGATAAGAGTGGATAGCCATTTGGGTACTCATTTGAACACGAAGGGTTTTCACATGTCTCCTATTGTGTTTGGTGCTGTTCCCTCACTGCACTCCGCCATCGCGTTCCAATGTTTCCTGTTCTTGATTTCAAGATCCACTAGCTTAAAACACAGATTTTCCAATGTGGGAGGTTTGACAATGCAAAATAATGATTCTTCTACTTTCAAGTTGAGCGAAGAAGACAGCGAAGATGACGGTGACAATAGTACACCACCCACAATCGGCCCTAATGACCTAGAAATGGAACCATTGGGTACCGTTGAGCCTGTAGATATCTTAAATGAACGGTCCTCCTCTCCTTCATCGTCCTTGACTGTATCCAGTAATGAAAGAAGCATCAGCAACGGCAGCGGAAACATTATTAATAGTAATGGCAATAAGAAGCCACTCCAGTTTGTCCATTTATACGACGAAGATACAGAATTCACAAACAAATGGATTTTTAAAATAGTCAACGAAGGTTTTATACCAAAATTCTGGGCCGTCTTCTATATAATACTACAATGGTGGGCCACCATGTATTTGGATCACCATTACAGATTCGACCTTTTCGTTGGTGTTTTGTATGCGATGACAAGTTTCATCATCATAAACTGGTTTGTTTTACAACCAAAAGTTTTAAAAAACTGGATTCATATAAGGTTAGGCGACAAAGTGGATACAAGAAACGAAGCTCGCACTTTTGGCATGAGAGTATTTTGTGGCACCAAGATGGAATGGTTTTTTGATCCATTGGCATAG